The following are encoded together in the Montipora foliosa isolate CH-2021 chromosome 12, ASM3666993v2, whole genome shotgun sequence genome:
- the LOC137980253 gene encoding uncharacterized protein, producing MPPRRSQRNKRPSVEALEALATSPPRQSRGLGSSGTSSLVEVPLVPVEPHQLESQSTGCSSSSSSSAPVAPSNPVSCDDVTSSFVPQAVLDQLVSRVTTEVTRQLQPVLSQVTSLPSHFPNCAQPAQASTPGPSTAHPSGGYTTNIQDVVEVPAVQEGVQSVLGSFSVGDF from the exons ATGCCTCCTAGACGTTCCCAGCGAAATAAACGCCCCTCAGTAGAAGCCTTGGAGGCGTTGGCGACCTCTCCTCCTCGGCAGTCTAGAGGACTCGGCTCCAGTGGCACAAGTTCCCTCGTGGAAGTCCCTTTGGTTCCTGTAGAACCTCACCAACTAGAAAGCCAAAGCACCGGAtgttcttcatcatcatcatcaagtgCTCCAGTTGCTCCATCAAACCCCGTATCATGTGATGATGTCACCAGTTCTTTCGTACCACAGGCAGTGCTGGATCAGCTGGTTTCCAGAGTCACCACAGAAGTGACTAGGCAGTTGCAGCCAGTTTTATCCCAGGTTACCAGCTTACCTTCTCACTTTCCGAACTGTGCTCAGCCTGCGCAAGCGTCTACTCCTGGTCCTTCAACTGCTCATCCCTCAGGAGGGTACACCACTAATATTCAGGATGTTGTTGAAGTGCCTGCTGTCCAGGAAGGAGTACAGTCAGTGTTAGGTTCTTTTTCAG TTGGAGATTTTTAA